In Maridesulfovibrio sp., the genomic stretch CTTCGGTGGAGCATATTTTGAGGCCATGCTCTTTGGCGTATATCTTGAGGTCGGGGAGGCGGGCCATGGTCCCGTCATCCTTCATGATCTCGCAGATTACACCTGCGGGCTTGAGACCTGCAAGGCGGGCGAGGTCAACGCTTCCTTCGGTCTGACCGGCACGGACAAGAACGCCGCCGTCTTTAGCGCGCAGCGGGAAAATATGGCCGGGGGAGACAATGTCTTCGGGTTCGGCGCCGTCGCGGACAGCAGCCAGAATTGTAGTGGCGCGGTCAGCTGCGGAAATACCGGTGGTTACGCCTTCACGTGCTTCAATGGAAACGGTGAAGTTGGTTCCGAACTGTGAGGCGTTGGTCTGTGCCATGAGCGGCAGCTTCAGATGGTCGACCATTTCACTGGACATAGCGAGGCAGATAAGCCCTCTACCGTGAGTTGCCATGAAGTTGATGATTTCAGGGGTCACTTTCTCTGCCGCGCAGACAAGATCGCCTTCGTTTTCACGGTCTTCATCATCAACCATGATGACCATTTTACCCTCGCGAAGGTCCTCAATTGCTTCTTCAATAGTGCAGAAAGGCATATTTGTTATCCTCTTGCTCCGCCAGGCGGAGTTATTTAAAAAAATCGCTGTTTGTTTAACAAACAGGTCTGTCTTCATACATCAAAATGCACAAAGGGTGAAATATGTTTTTTTTAAGATTTTATGTCTTTTATTTCAGGTAGTTAAATGTCTAAAATGTTTTAAATCACGATTGACAAAGCCCAAATAGTACTCTTTCAAGAGTCCAGTGGAACATCAGAATCCATTTTCACGCAGAAAATCCATGGTAAGCTTACTCTGCGGCTTGTCATCCGACTTTCTGCCTGTCCATGGCGCGACCATCCGTTCCACATATTTACCGATAACATCGGTCTCGATGTTAACGGGATATCCCGGGGTCCACAGGGAAATGGTGGTCTCTTCCTGAGTCTCGGGAATGATGTTTACTTCGAGGTAGTCCTCACCGCAATCGTTGATGGTGAGACTTATTCCATCAAGGGCGACAGAACCTTTGGTAACAACATACTTGCCATGTTCAGCAGGAAATTTGATGCGGTAAATTCTGGATTCACCTGAGGGCCTGACGGATTCAACATGCCCCAGACAATCAACATGTCCGGAAACGATATGTCCACCCAGACGGTCTCCCATGGCCAGTGCGCGTTCATAATTGACCATGGAGCCACGCTTCAAGTTGCCAAGATTTGTCACTGACATGGATTCCTTACTGGCGTAGCAGGTGAACCAGCTGTCGCCGTAAGTTTCTACAGTGAGGCAGACCCCGTTGATTGCGATGGATTCGCCTTTCTCGTAATCATTAATTTTGGGCGCACTGACTTTAAAGCGGGTTTCGTTGCCCCGGTTCTCGGCATTTTCAATGCGTCCTTTTCCCTGAATCAGTCCGGTGAACATGCTATTGTCCTTCAGGTTTGAAAACTATTTTTAAATCACGGCCGCTTTGTTCCACGCGGCTTACATATAGGTCCATGGCTTCGCTGATGAGCTTATTGTCCGAACCTGAAAAATTTGATCTGCCCTGTACATTACCCAGGATTCTTGGTGCCTGATACATCACGAATTCATCTACAAGTCCCTGTTCAGCCATTGAGCAGGCCAGCTTGCCTCCACCCTCGCATAGGGTACGCAGAATACCATATTTCCGGCGCAGCATTTTTAATCCGTCTTCAAATATAAGTCCTTTTTCCCCG encodes the following:
- a CDS encoding riboflavin synthase, whose translation is MFTGLIQGKGRIENAENRGNETRFKVSAPKINDYEKGESIAINGVCLTVETYGDSWFTCYASKESMSVTNLGNLKRGSMVNYERALAMGDRLGGHIVSGHVDCLGHVESVRPSGESRIYRIKFPAEHGKYVVTKGSVALDGISLTINDCGEDYLEVNIIPETQEETTISLWTPGYPVNIETDVIGKYVERMVAPWTGRKSDDKPQSKLTMDFLRENGF